A region of the Leeuwenhoekiella sp. MAR_2009_132 genome:
TAAGCGCACAAACGGTAGCTGTTGCCACACCGTGTTGCCCAGCTCCGGTTTCTGCTATAATACGGGTTTTCCCTAAGCGTTTAGCCATAAGAATCTGCCCAATGGTATTGTTTACTTTATGTGCTCCTGTATGGCATAAATCTTCACGCTTTAAATAGATTTTTGTACCGTATTTTTCTGAAAAACGCTTTGCAAAATAAAGCGGGGTAGGGCGGCCTACATATTCTTTCAGAAGTTCGTTAAACTCTTTTTGAAAATCTGGCTCCTGCATTACTTTTATGTAATTCTGGCGCAACTCTTCTACATTAGGATACAGCATTTCTGGGATGTATGCACCTCCAAAATCGCCGTAATAACCTTTCTCGTTTACGTTGTAATTCATAGCACTATTTTTTTATAACACCTTTCGATTATCGTTTAGGATAAATCAAAGCGGAGTCGTTTATTGTTTAATTATTCTTTTAAAGCTGAAACTAAGTTCTTCAAATCTTCAATATTTTTTAATCCCGGTTCTAGTTCAAATTTGCTGTTTACATCTATCGCATATAGCGGAAGATTTAATTGAAGCAACTCTTTTACCGAGTTGATCTCTGCTAAGCCAATACCACCGCTTAATACAAATGGTTTTTGTGACGGGTAAGCTTTTAAAACATTCCAATCAAATGTATAGCCGTTTCCACCTTTTTCTTTGCCTTTAGTATCAAATAGAAATTTGTCAACTACGGACTCATAATCTTCTAAAATTGAAAAGTCAAACGTATCTTTAATACTGAAAACTTTCCAGAGTTCGATTATATTTCCGGCAGACACCTCGAATGCAGACGGTGGAGCATTTTTTTGCTGATCCTGACTGCGCTCGATCTGACAGCGTTTTCTCAGTTCCTGGCAATATTCTGGTGATTCGCTACCGTGCAGTTGAATGACGTCTAAATCTAATTGTTGTACTTTTTCTAAAATAAAATCAAGTTCTGCATTTACAAAAACGCCCACTTTTTTAATGGCAGCCGGCAATTTTGGTATTTCATTCAAGTCAAAATTCCGTGGACTTTTATCATAAAATATAAAACCTAAATAGTCGGGTTTGAGCGCTCCCACCTCTAGGGTGTTGGCTTTCATTCCGCAGACTTTAAGCCGCAGCGCAGCAGGCTTCATACAAATAGCCGTTTTAGATTTAGGTGCGTTTTTATTTTTCATTTTATAATTCTTCTAGAAGGGAGATTAACCAGCCCTCTTTCAGCATAGCTGAAACTTCCGATCCTTGAAAAGATGGGAAACCTTTTATTTGAGTTGTTTAATAAAAGCCTCCGCGCTATGGCCGGGATTATCGGTTTTCATAAAGTTTTCTCCTATTAAAAAACCTTTATATCCATAGGGTTTCAACTCTTGTATTGCTTCGATGCTGCTAATTCCACTTTCAGAAACTTTTACAAAGTCATCAGGAATCTCAGTAGAAAGCGTTTTACTGATTTCCAGACTTACTTCAAAAGTTTTAAGATTTCGGTTATTAACGCCCAGCATATCAAGAGAGGGCATAATTGATTTTTGCAACTCTTCCAGATTGTGTACTTCTAACAGCACATCAAGGCCTAAGGACTTTGCAAATTCAGAAAGCGATTTAATTTCGCTTTGCGAAAGCACCGCAGCAATTAAGAGAATCACATCTGCACCATAGGCTTTAGCTTCTAAAATCTGATATTCATCAACGATAAATTCTTTTCTCAAAAGCGGAAACGAACTTGCAGCTCGTGCGATTACTAAATCATCAAGCGAGCCGCCAAAATATTTCCCGTCTGTTAAAACACTCATCCCACATACACCTGCCTGCTCATAACCCATCGCGACATCCTGTACATTCAAACTGTTATTGATAGTTGCTTTACTGGGAGAACGTCTTTTATGTTCGGCAATAATACCGGTGTTACTAGCTTTTAAAGCAGTTGCAAGCGACGGGCTTTTACGCTCAAACAATACCGATTGTTCTAATTGTTTTACCGGAATTAATCCCTTTCTTAAGGCTACTTCCCTGTACTTGTCTGCAATTATTTTATCTAGAATATTCATTTGCTATCTGCTCAATTCAATTAGTTTATTCAGTTTTTCTAAACCTTTTCCGCTTAAAAGCGATTCTTTTGCCAGCTCAAAACCTGCTTTTGGTTCGAGGTTTCTAACAGTTGCAATGGCCATTCCTGCATTTGCCGATACCACATTATTTTGTGCTTCGGTGCCTTTACCGCTTATGACTTTCTTAAAAATAGCTGCCGAAGATTCAATACTATCACCTCCGTAGATTTCTTGTTGCGTGATTTGTTTTACTCCAAAATCTTCAGCACTAAGCATACGTTCGCTTGAGTTCCGTATCGCTTTTGTATTGCCCGTAAGTGAAATCTCATCGTAGCCGTCTATACTGTGCAGAATCGTAAAATTCTTAGTGGTTTGCTGGTATAAGTAACCGTACATTCTGGCCAATTCCAGATTGAAAACGCCTACCAGTTGATTGTCTGGAAAAGCAGGATTTACCATAGGACCCAGCATATTGAAAAAGGTTTTAACACCCAGTTCACGACGGATGGGTCCTACGTTTTTCATCGCGGGGTGAAATAGGGGAGCGTGCAATACACAAATACCCGCCTCGTCAAGACAGCGTTTTAAAAAGTCTTTATCACTACTAAATTTAATGCCCAGATGTTCCATCACGTTGCTGCTTCCGCTTACAGAGGAAACTCCGTAATTACCGTGTTTGGTCACATTAATCCCTGCGCCAGCAGCAACAAACGAAGAAAGGGTAGAAATATTAAAGGTGTCTTTACCATCGCCACCCGTACCACATAAATCAATTGCATTGTAGCCTTCAAAAGGTACAGCAATACACAAATCTAAAAGGGCGTCTCTAAAACCGGCAAGCTCCTCTACGGTAATACTACGCATCATATAAACGGTTATGAATGCCGCAATCTGACTGGTATTGTATTTGCCTTCAGATATGTTTACCAGAACCTCACGCGCCTCCTCCTTACTTAACTGATCGTGATTTATAAGTCTGTTTAAAATAGTTTTCATTGTCCTCCTCTAGCTCCCCTAAATGGGGAGTATTAATATTTAAATTTAGGTAAAAGAAACCCCTGTTTCCCCTTTGGGAGTTAGGGAGCTGTTACCCAATTTTTAATCATTTTCTTGCCTTCCGGAGTTAATACAGACTCCGGGTGAAATTGTACCCCACGCACATCATACCTTCTATGACGCAGCGACATAATCTGCCCATTAACATCTACAGAAGTGATCTCTAACTCTTCCGGAAAACCTTGAGGAGCAACCACCCACGAGTGGTATCTGCCTATTTCAAAATTTTCAGAGATATCTTTAAAAAGGGGTTCATCTGCAACCAGTTGTTTTGCTGAAGTGGCTACTCCGTGAAATACCTGATCAAGATTTATAAGGCTTCCGCCAAAAACTTCACCAATAGCTTGTTGCCCCAAACACACACCCAGCATACTTTTGCTAGCAGCATATTCCTTAATAATTGCTTTTAAAAGTCCGGCTTCGTCGGGAATACCGGGACCGGGTGAAAGCAGAATTTTATCGTAGTGTGCAACCTCTTCGATAGTAAGTTGGTCGTTGCGTTTAACAGTAACTTTGCAGTCTAAATCTTCTAAATAATGCACCAGATTGTAAACAAAACTGTCGTAATTATCGATGACTAAAACGTGTATTGGCTTCGCCATTATTTTATGTATTGATACTAATTAATCTTTACTCTTAGGTTTAAATTTCTTCAGCAAGTTTGAGTGCCTTAGTAAGTGCACCCAGCTTATTGTAGACTTCTTCCAGTTCTTTTTCAGGAACACTGTCACTTACGACACCGGCACCAGCCTGATAATGTAATTGGTGATTTTTACTTAAGAAGGAACGTATGATGATTGCGTGATTAAAGTTTCCGTTGAAATCCATAAAACCTATAGCGCCACCGTAAAAGTCGCGGTTTACCGTCTCGTATTTTTCAAGGAGCTTCATCGCATTGTGTTTAGGAGCACCGCTTAAGGTACCTGCCGGAAAGGTATCTGCAACCACACGCATTGTAGAAGTTTCGGGATGTTTAGTGCCTGTTACTTTACTAACCAGGTGAATCACGTGAGAGAAAAATTGAACTTCGCGATAGGTCTCTACCTGCACATTGCTGCCATTACGGCTTAGATCGTTACGCGCCAGATCTACGAGCATTACGTGCTCGCTATTTTCTTTGGCATCTTCAGATAATTTTTTGGCTAAAGCGGCATCCTGCTCATCATTACCGGTGCGTTTAAACGTACCTGCAATGGGATGAATTTCGGCTTTACCGTCCTGCACAATAAGTTGGGCTTCAGGTGAACTGCCAAATATTTTAAAATTACCGTAATCAAAATAGAACAAGTATGGCGAAGGGTTTACGCTGCGCAAGCTTCGGTAGACATTAAATTCGTCTCCACTAAATGCCTGCGAAAAACGCTTTGAAGGTACAATCTGAAAAACATCACCTCGTTGACAATGCTTTTTACACGTACTCACTAAGTCTTTAAATTCTTCATCTGTAGAAAGCGATTTACGCTCGCCCTCAAGTTTAAAACTATATTCAGCGAAACTCTTTATTTTAAGTAATTGAGCGATTTCGTCCAGATTATTCTCTTCGGAATAAGTGTGCGAAAAAATATGCGCTTCATTGTTGAAGTGATTTATGGCAATTATGTTTTGATAAACCGCATAGTAAATATCAGGAACCTGTAATGCGCCTTCTTTTTTAGAAACCTGTACATTTTCAAAATAGCGCACCGCATCATAACTCATATAGCCAAAAAGCCCATTTTGAATAAATTTCTGCTCGTTAGTTTCCGTTTCAAATTTCTTAGCAAAAGCTTCGATAATACCTACCACATCGGTTTCTGATGTGATGGGTGTTTCGTTTGTAGTTCCGTCAGGAAAAACTTCTTTGACCCGTTCATTCTGAATGGTGATAGATGCAATAGGTTTGCAACAGATATAGCTAAACGTATTATCGTTTGCACGGTAATCACTACTCTCCAGCAATAAACTATTGGGAAATTTATCACGCAATCTTAAATACACCGAAACCGGAGTAATGGTGTCTGCGAGTATTTTTTTACTAAAAGTCTTTAACGTGTACTTCATTTTTTAGGATACTATGCTACTAACAAAAAAGGCCTGTCGTGAGACAGGCCTTTTTTTATTTGAATATTAAATACAAGGTTGCTTCACGACGTTACTGTTGCGAGATCCACCACCAGATATTTACTGTTTTGTTTTTCATAATGAGCATCAAAGATAAAAATAGAATACTCAGTTAGCAAACAAATTTTAGAATTACTTTTAAAAAATTACAGTGTTAATTTTATATCTAAGGTAAAATCATCATAAATCGCTTTATCTCCTAGGTTGTCAAAGAAACTACCTGAGCCATAACGCACACCATATTTAGTACGGTCTATAGTTAATACTGTACTTAAGGTGTTACCCACTTTTACTAAATCAAAAGTTACTGGCGCTGTGGTATCTTTAATCGTTAAATCTCCTGTTACCGTATAGGTATTTCCTTTTTTTACTGCCTTAGTAATTACTAATTTAGCTGAAGGAAATTTTTCTACGCCAAAAAAGTCATCACTCTTTAGGTGACCTTCTAATTGACCTTTGCTGTCTCCTTCTAAATCTGTTACGTTGATGCTAGACATATCAATTACAAATTCACCACCGGTTATTGCATCGCCTTCCATTTGAAAAAAGCCGTCTTTTAACTGAATTGTTCCTTCGTGTTTGCCGGTTACTTTTTTACCTTCCCAGGAAATAGAGCTGCTTTTAACGCTTACTTTCTCAATAATTTCAGAAGTAAATGATGCTGCTGAAACGCCAACAGCTAAAATAAGAATTGATTTAATTGTAGTTTTCATAGTGTGTTTTAATTTAAAATTTAAATAGTTGTGAATAGTTCGTCTTGAGGACGTCTAACTTTTTTACCGTGTTGGTATTTATCGTCTTCGCTACGGTAGCCTACAGCCACCACAGCTATAGCGTGTAGCTTATCTTTTTTAAGATCTAAGATTTCATCAAATTTTGAAGCATCAAATCCTTCCATCGGGCAGGCGTCAATTTTGTGTATAGCGGCAGCGCTAAGTAAGTTGCCTATTGCAATATAAGTTTGACGAGCAGTCCAGCCGGCTTTTGCTTCTTGTGGAAGTGGTAAAAGGCTCCCTTTCATCATGTTAGCATAATCTTCCATGCTGCCGGTTTCTAAACCTTGTATGCGCTCTGCGTGTGTGATATAGCTGTCAACAAGTTCAGGACCAAAATCTGTTTGATGTGCAAACACAAAAATTTCTGAGGCATCTGTAAATTGAGACTGATTGTAACCGGCTTCTTTAAATTGTGCCTTTACTTTTTCGTCTTGAACCACAAGAATTTTATACGGCTGCAAACCGTAAGATGATGCAGAAAGTTGAACAGCTTCTTTTAAAATTTCTAAATCTTCAGCGCTTACTTTTTTAGAAGCGTCAAATTTTTTGGTGGCATAGCGCCAGTTTAAATCATCGATATACTTACTCATCTATTTTTAATTTATTTAAAAGGTTATTTAAAGTTTCTAATGCTTCGGTATTAAAATTTTCAAGTGTTAGGGTATTGAAATTTTTCGTAATCGGATCCAGTTCTTTTAACAGGTTTAAACCATCTGGGGTAATTTCGATCTCCACTTTTCTACGATTCTCAGGGCAGGTTTGTCTCTTAACCAGGTTCTTAACAATAAGTTTATCTACCAGTCGAGTTGTGTTGCTGTTTCGGTCTATCATGCGTTCCTGAATGCAAGCCAGACTTGCGGGTTTGCCTTTTTGACCTCTTAAGATGCGTAATACATTAAATTGAGGGTTACTTAGGTCGTGTTCCTTAAGTAGTGCGTTAAGTTTTTCTTCAATTAACCGTGAAGTGTAATGCAGATTGATAAGCGTTTTTGAAGCTAAATCTGTATTACTGGTAATTTTTAAATCTTCTTCAATTCTCATTATGTATGTACAATTGTTGTAGGTACAAATGTAAGACTAAAAGATAATTGATTCTAATTAATTTTAATTTTAACGCATTTTTATCGTTTTAAAAAAATCTATTCACAAAAGTCTGGAGTATTTGTGTTATACAAATCTTAAAATGCGGTTAGGGCTATGGTAAATATTTAAGTTTGCTATGGTTTTATAGAATTCTATTTTGCAGAAGTACCTATTTATTTTTCTTTTATATAGTTTATTTACCAGTTGTTCTTCCACGAATCCAATTGCGACGCAACCCATTCCTTTGGATATCGTAAGGCAGGAAGGTTTGATTTTAGAAGTTTATGATTTTGAGGGATTGAAGCCTTTATTTGCACCTGCTGAAGAGCCTACACTTAAAGTAATCAACTTTTGGGCTACATGGTGTAGTCCGTGTGTTGCAGAACTGCCGGCATTTGAACAACTGAATGAACTGTATAAAGAAGCGGGAGTTGAGGTCATTTTAATCAGCCTTGATTTTCCAGATCAAATAGCTACAAAGCTCATTCCTTTTATAAAGAAGCATAATCTTAAGTCTAAAGTTATCTACTTAGACGATCCTCATGGCAACGAATGGATTCCGCAGGTTTCCAAAGATTGGAGCGGTGCGATTCCGGCAACGGTCATTATTTCTTCTGATATGTATTCCTTTTATGAGCGCTCCTTTTCCTTTGAGCAACTGCAGAACGAAATTTTAAAATTTAAGTAATCTAATAGTCTTATTTTTCAGTATATGAAATCCTTAAAAATACTTAGTGCACTCACCCTTGTTTTAGTTGCCGCAGCGCTTGTTATAACCCGATTGGGAGATTACAAATCAGGTTATGAAGTAGGGGATGTTGCCGCAGATTTTAATCTTAAAAATGTTGATGGCTCTAGGGTATCGTTATCAGATTTTAAGGAAGCACACGGGTTTGTCGTGGTATTTACGTGCAATACCTGTCCTTTTTCAAGAGCTAATGAAGATCGCATCATCGCATTGGATAACAAATACAAAGCGTTGGGATATCCCGTAGTTGCTATAAATCCCAATAATCCTGAAGTAAGTGTGGGTGATGGTTTTGAAGCCATGCAACTTAAAGCTCGTGAACAAGGGTTCACCTTTCCGTATTTAGTTGATGAAGGTCAGCTCGTATACGCTCAATATGGAGCCACAAAAACCCCACATGTTTTTATTTTACAAAAAGAAGCAAGAGAATTAGTTGTAAAATATATAGGGGCGCTAGATGATAGTGTTCGGGATCCTGCAACCGTAACCACGAAGTTTGTAGCCGATGCGTTAGACTTACTGCTAGCTGGGAAAGCGATTACAACCACGAGTACCAAAGCAATAGGCTGTTCTATAAAAGTATAAGGTCTGTTTGCATTCTTTAAAAAGAACATTTCTTATTTTTGACTATCTAATGATCTAAAGTTTAATTACGATGAAAAATGTAACACAGGAAGAATGGGAGCAGTTGTTATCTACTGATGATAACGCATATATTTTAGATGTACGCACTCAAAATGAGGTGGACGAGGGGATACTCCCTAATTCTCATAATATTGATATTTATGAAGGTCAGGGCTTTATAGATAAGGTTAATGAACTAGACAAATCTAAAAGCTATTACATCTATTGCCGTTCTGGTAATCGCAGTGGGCAGGCTGCTCAATTGATGGATCAATTGGGTTTTGAAACCACTTATAATCTTTTAGGAGGTTTTATGGAGTGGGATGGTGAAGTAACGTATCAGGAGTAATCATTTTACTTTCATAAAAACATTTTAAAGAGCCTTACGGGCTCTTTTTTAATTACTTAAAATTCCTATAATTTAAAAGCGATTTTATGTTATACTAACAACGTTTGCGTAGCGTTTTGTAGGTGATGCTATTTTGTGAAAGCCGAAATTTAATGCTAAATTATCCTTGTTTAACGTTTGGTTTTGGTTATTTTCGCGCCTTAATTAATCTTAAATAGTTCTTAATAGAGAGCTAAAATCGAGCCTCAGCTGCATGAGTTGGTACGTACTGTATGTAAAATCAAAGTCAGAGAAAAAAGTAGCAACGGCGCTTCAGAATTTGGGTATCGATGTTTTTTGCCCAACTATCACCGAACTGAAAGTCTGGAGTGACCGCAAAAAGAAGGTAGAAACCCCCCTGTTTA
Encoded here:
- a CDS encoding anthranilate synthase component I family protein, coding for MKYTLKTFSKKILADTITPVSVYLRLRDKFPNSLLLESSDYRANDNTFSYICCKPIASITIQNERVKEVFPDGTTNETPITSETDVVGIIEAFAKKFETETNEQKFIQNGLFGYMSYDAVRYFENVQVSKKEGALQVPDIYYAVYQNIIAINHFNNEAHIFSHTYSEENNLDEIAQLLKIKSFAEYSFKLEGERKSLSTDEEFKDLVSTCKKHCQRGDVFQIVPSKRFSQAFSGDEFNVYRSLRSVNPSPYLFYFDYGNFKIFGSSPEAQLIVQDGKAEIHPIAGTFKRTGNDEQDAALAKKLSEDAKENSEHVMLVDLARNDLSRNGSNVQVETYREVQFFSHVIHLVSKVTGTKHPETSTMRVVADTFPAGTLSGAPKHNAMKLLEKYETVNRDFYGGAIGFMDFNGNFNHAIIIRSFLSKNHQLHYQAGAGVVSDSVPEKELEEVYNKLGALTKALKLAEEI
- a CDS encoding anthranilate synthase component II; this translates as MAKPIHVLVIDNYDSFVYNLVHYLEDLDCKVTVKRNDQLTIEEVAHYDKILLSPGPGIPDEAGLLKAIIKEYAASKSMLGVCLGQQAIGEVFGGSLINLDQVFHGVATSAKQLVADEPLFKDISENFEIGRYHSWVVAPQGFPEELEITSVDVNGQIMSLRHRRYDVRGVQFHPESVLTPEGKKMIKNWVTAP
- a CDS encoding NAD(P)H-dependent oxidoreductase codes for the protein MSKYIDDLNWRYATKKFDASKKVSAEDLEILKEAVQLSASSYGLQPYKILVVQDEKVKAQFKEAGYNQSQFTDASEIFVFAHQTDFGPELVDSYITHAERIQGLETGSMEDYANMMKGSLLPLPQEAKAGWTARQTYIAIGNLLSAAAIHKIDACPMEGFDASKFDEILDLKKDKLHAIAVVAVGYRSEDDKYQHGKKVRRPQDELFTTI
- a CDS encoding thioredoxin family protein gives rise to the protein MKSLKILSALTLVLVAAALVITRLGDYKSGYEVGDVAADFNLKNVDGSRVSLSDFKEAHGFVVVFTCNTCPFSRANEDRIIALDNKYKALGYPVVAINPNNPEVSVGDGFEAMQLKAREQGFTFPYLVDEGQLVYAQYGATKTPHVFILQKEARELVVKYIGALDDSVRDPATVTTKFVADALDLLLAGKAITTTSTKAIGCSIKV
- a CDS encoding MarR family winged helix-turn-helix transcriptional regulator gives rise to the protein MRIEEDLKITSNTDLASKTLINLHYTSRLIEEKLNALLKEHDLSNPQFNVLRILRGQKGKPASLACIQERMIDRNSNTTRLVDKLIVKNLVKRQTCPENRRKVEIEITPDGLNLLKELDPITKNFNTLTLENFNTEALETLNNLLNKLKIDE
- a CDS encoding TlpA disulfide reductase family protein, with protein sequence MDIVRQEGLILEVYDFEGLKPLFAPAEEPTLKVINFWATWCSPCVAELPAFEQLNELYKEAGVEVILISLDFPDQIATKLIPFIKKHNLKSKVIYLDDPHGNEWIPQVSKDWSGAIPATVIISSDMYSFYERSFSFEQLQNEILKFK
- a CDS encoding rhodanese-like domain-containing protein, whose translation is MKNVTQEEWEQLLSTDDNAYILDVRTQNEVDEGILPNSHNIDIYEGQGFIDKVNELDKSKSYYIYCRSGNRSGQAAQLMDQLGFETTYNLLGGFMEWDGEVTYQE
- a CDS encoding phosphoribosylanthranilate isomerase, translated to MKNKNAPKSKTAICMKPAALRLKVCGMKANTLEVGALKPDYLGFIFYDKSPRNFDLNEIPKLPAAIKKVGVFVNAELDFILEKVQQLDLDVIQLHGSESPEYCQELRKRCQIERSQDQQKNAPPSAFEVSAGNIIELWKVFSIKDTFDFSILEDYESVVDKFLFDTKGKEKGGNGYTFDWNVLKAYPSQKPFVLSGGIGLAEINSVKELLQLNLPLYAIDVNSKFELEPGLKNIEDLKNLVSALKE
- a CDS encoding YceI family protein encodes the protein MKTTIKSILILAVGVSAASFTSEIIEKVSVKSSSISWEGKKVTGKHEGTIQLKDGFFQMEGDAITGGEFVIDMSSINVTDLEGDSKGQLEGHLKSDDFFGVEKFPSAKLVITKAVKKGNTYTVTGDLTIKDTTAPVTFDLVKVGNTLSTVLTIDRTKYGVRYGSGSFFDNLGDKAIYDDFTLDIKLTL
- the trpC gene encoding indole-3-glycerol phosphate synthase TrpC — encoded protein: MNILDKIIADKYREVALRKGLIPVKQLEQSVLFERKSPSLATALKASNTGIIAEHKRRSPSKATINNSLNVQDVAMGYEQAGVCGMSVLTDGKYFGGSLDDLVIARAASSFPLLRKEFIVDEYQILEAKAYGADVILLIAAVLSQSEIKSLSEFAKSLGLDVLLEVHNLEELQKSIMPSLDMLGVNNRNLKTFEVSLEISKTLSTEIPDDFVKVSESGISSIEAIQELKPYGYKGFLIGENFMKTDNPGHSAEAFIKQLK
- the trpD gene encoding anthranilate phosphoribosyltransferase, with translation MKTILNRLINHDQLSKEEAREVLVNISEGKYNTSQIAAFITVYMMRSITVEELAGFRDALLDLCIAVPFEGYNAIDLCGTGGDGKDTFNISTLSSFVAAGAGINVTKHGNYGVSSVSGSSNVMEHLGIKFSSDKDFLKRCLDEAGICVLHAPLFHPAMKNVGPIRRELGVKTFFNMLGPMVNPAFPDNQLVGVFNLELARMYGYLYQQTTKNFTILHSIDGYDEISLTGNTKAIRNSSERMLSAEDFGVKQITQQEIYGGDSIESSAAIFKKVISGKGTEAQNNVVSANAGMAIATVRNLEPKAGFELAKESLLSGKGLEKLNKLIELSR